One stretch of Rhizobium rhizoryzae DNA includes these proteins:
- the ldtR gene encoding transcriptional regulator LdtR: MNNQIKPQATAAADSHEETIRNLYMESLHLVERLHRRLLDVIKDEFDRQGRDDINAVQALLLFNIGNSELTAGELRSRGYYLGSNVSYNVKKLVDLGFINHQRSRIDRRSVRISLTKSGQEIAEVVGKLYERHIGSIEKVGGIGEPEFVQMNKLLQRLDRFWNDTIAYRM, encoded by the coding sequence TTGAACAACCAGATCAAGCCGCAGGCAACTGCAGCAGCCGACAGTCATGAAGAAACTATTCGCAATCTTTACATGGAATCCCTGCACCTCGTCGAGCGCCTGCATCGCCGCCTGCTCGATGTGATCAAGGACGAGTTCGATCGTCAGGGACGCGACGATATCAATGCCGTCCAGGCGCTCCTCCTCTTCAACATCGGCAATTCCGAACTGACCGCCGGTGAACTTCGCTCTCGCGGCTACTATCTTGGCTCGAACGTATCCTACAACGTCAAGAAGCTGGTCGACCTCGGCTTTATCAACCACCAGCGTTCGCGTATCGACCGTCGCTCGGTTCGTATCAGCCTGACCAAAAGCGGACAGGAAATCGCAGAAGTTGTTGGCAAGCTCTACGAGCGCCACATCGGCTCCATCGAAAAGGTGGGCGGTATCGGCGAGCCTGAGTTCGTCCAGATGAACAAGCTGCTCCAGCGCCTCGATCGCTTCTGGAACGACACCATCGCCTAT
- a CDS encoding DUF6163 family protein, which yields MEIDSPASPKRSIAEILFVVFLRGIAVVCLWFGLQYWSMLVGYSFGGRARFDLLTLPWRVAGSALAVVFPVASLGLWMATSWGPVLWVIGAGTQILMYQVWPEIFGRNLVVPLLHGLVAALYILFRIALWVEEKRKFEERVRIDLP from the coding sequence ATGGAGATTGATTCACCCGCCTCGCCGAAGCGCAGTATCGCTGAAATTCTATTTGTCGTGTTCCTGCGCGGCATCGCTGTTGTGTGCCTGTGGTTTGGTCTCCAGTATTGGAGCATGCTGGTCGGCTATTCCTTCGGTGGGCGTGCCAGGTTCGATCTCCTCACGCTGCCCTGGCGTGTTGCAGGCTCGGCACTGGCTGTCGTCTTTCCGGTTGCATCGCTCGGTCTATGGATGGCGACTTCCTGGGGGCCGGTGCTCTGGGTCATCGGTGCCGGTACGCAGATCCTCATGTATCAGGTCTGGCCCGAAATCTTTGGCCGTAATCTCGTTGTTCCGCTGCTCCATGGGCTTGTTGCTGCGCTGTATATCCTGTTCCGGATCGCACTTTGGGTGGAAGAAAAACGGAAGTTCGAGGAGCGGGTAAGGATTGATTTACCCTGA
- the hemB gene encoding porphobilinogen synthase yields the protein MSNKTHLVDEITGHRRMRRNRKADWTRRLTQENRVTVDDLIWPIFIVPGTNIVDPIKAMPGVNRMSVDKAVEALREAAELGIPAVAPFPDIEMEKRDPTGSQILERDNLINQFTRAVKQAVPNLGIITDVALDPFTSHGHDGILRDGVIINDETVDQVSRAAIMQADAGADIIAPSEMMDGRIGAIRRALDAAGHQDVGIMSYATKFSSGFYGPYREAINTGGLLKGDKNSYYINPANGTEALRDAALDVEEGADMLMVKPGLAYLDICWRMKEAFGLPTYAYQVSGEYTQIKAAAMNGWIDGERIMMETLLCFKRAGCDGILTYFAIEVARKLARS from the coding sequence ATGAGCAACAAGACGCATCTTGTCGATGAGATCACCGGCCACCGTCGCATGCGACGCAACCGAAAGGCGGACTGGACGCGCAGGCTGACGCAAGAAAACCGGGTGACGGTCGATGATCTGATCTGGCCGATTTTCATCGTACCGGGGACAAACATCGTTGATCCGATCAAGGCGATGCCGGGTGTCAACCGTATGAGTGTCGACAAGGCGGTGGAAGCGCTACGCGAGGCAGCCGAGCTTGGTATTCCGGCTGTTGCCCCTTTCCCCGACATCGAAATGGAAAAGCGGGATCCCACAGGCTCGCAGATCCTTGAGCGGGACAATCTCATCAATCAGTTCACCCGCGCCGTCAAACAGGCCGTTCCGAACCTCGGCATCATCACGGATGTGGCGCTCGATCCCTTCACCAGCCACGGACATGATGGAATTCTTCGCGACGGCGTCATCATCAATGATGAGACGGTGGATCAGGTGTCCCGCGCAGCGATCATGCAGGCCGATGCCGGAGCCGACATCATAGCGCCGTCGGAAATGATGGATGGACGGATTGGCGCCATTCGCCGCGCACTCGATGCGGCAGGGCATCAGGATGTCGGCATCATGTCCTACGCCACCAAGTTTTCGTCCGGCTTTTACGGCCCTTACCGCGAGGCCATCAACACCGGCGGTCTGCTGAAGGGCGACAAGAACAGCTATTACATCAATCCGGCCAATGGCACCGAGGCCCTGCGCGACGCCGCACTCGATGTAGAAGAAGGCGCGGATATGCTGATGGTGAAGCCCGGGCTTGCCTATCTCGATATCTGCTGGCGCATGAAGGAAGCCTTCGGCCTCCCGACCTATGCCTATCAGGTTTCCGGTGAATATACGCAGATCAAGGCCGCTGCTATGAACGGCTGGATCGATGGCGAGCGCATTATGATGGAGACCTTGCTCTGCTTCAAACGCGCGGGCTGTGACGGGATCCTGACGTATTTCGCGATCGAGGTCGCCAGAAAGCTGGCGCGGAGCTAA
- a CDS encoding RDD family protein, whose translation MSLDNSTVVAAPEDWRAYRGVLSRRIFAFVIDYMLVLLLCIPAAIVVFFLGIITLGLGFFLYPALFVIVALIYFGMTLGGRSQASPGMRAAGIAMMRVDGRRLDFLTAVVHMVLFWILNSILTPLILLAGLFTDRSRLVHDMLLGTVVVRTV comes from the coding sequence ATGTCGTTGGATAACAGCACTGTCGTTGCCGCACCGGAAGATTGGCGCGCCTATCGCGGCGTGCTGTCTCGCCGGATCTTTGCCTTCGTGATCGATTACATGCTGGTTCTGCTTCTCTGCATTCCGGCGGCGATCGTGGTCTTTTTCCTCGGCATCATCACGCTCGGACTTGGCTTCTTCCTCTATCCGGCTCTCTTCGTCATCGTCGCGCTGATTTATTTCGGCATGACGCTTGGTGGTCGCTCGCAGGCGAGCCCCGGCATGCGGGCAGCAGGCATCGCGATGATGCGGGTCGATGGTCGTCGCCTGGATTTCCTGACGGCAGTCGTTCATATGGTGCTCTTCTGGATCTTGAACTCGATCCTCACCCCGCTGATACTCTTGGCTGGCCTTTTCACGGATCGCTCACGTTTGGTGCACGACATGCTGCTCGGAACGGTGGTCGTGCGAACGGTTTGA
- a CDS encoding arginyltransferase, with translation MNTQATPSPQFYLTAPAACPYLAGEMERKVFTHLVGPRAAEMNDLLTQGGFRRSQNIAYRPACEGCRACVSVRILANEFEPNRTMRKVLGANRDLVGTMVPTQPSTEQFTLFREYLDSRHQRGGMSDMSALDYAIMVEDTHVNTRLVEYRRRVPGQGIGDKPQGELIGVALTDLMSDGLSMVYSFFKPDMEKRSLGTFIILDHINRTRQLGLPHVYLGYWVKGSAKMHYKTRYQPQEHLTPRGWERYDLGNDN, from the coding sequence ATGAATACCCAGGCAACGCCATCTCCTCAGTTCTATCTGACGGCACCGGCAGCCTGCCCGTATCTTGCGGGCGAGATGGAACGCAAGGTCTTCACTCACCTTGTTGGTCCTCGCGCCGCCGAGATGAACGACCTTTTGACACAGGGCGGGTTTCGCCGCTCTCAGAACATTGCCTACCGTCCGGCCTGCGAGGGATGCCGGGCCTGTGTTTCGGTTCGGATTCTGGCGAACGAGTTCGAGCCAAACCGAACCATGCGCAAGGTATTGGGTGCGAACCGCGATCTGGTGGGGACGATGGTCCCGACCCAACCTTCTACCGAACAGTTCACCCTTTTCCGGGAATATCTCGATAGCCGCCATCAGCGCGGCGGCATGTCGGATATGTCGGCGCTCGACTATGCGATCATGGTGGAAGACACCCATGTCAACACGCGCCTTGTTGAGTATCGCCGTCGCGTGCCGGGCCAAGGCATCGGAGACAAGCCGCAAGGGGAACTCATCGGCGTGGCGCTGACCGATCTGATGAGCGATGGCCTTTCCATGGTCTACTCTTTCTTCAAGCCGGACATGGAGAAGCGATCACTCGGCACTTTCATCATTCTCGATCACATCAATCGGACCCGGCAGTTGGGCCTGCCCCACGTCTATCTCGGCTACTGGGTAAAGGGTTCTGCAAAGATGCATTACAAGACGCGCTACCAGCCGCAGGAGCATCTGACTCCGAGAGGCTGGGAACGGTATGATTTAGGAAATGATAACTAA